In Deltaproteobacteria bacterium, the genomic stretch CTTAAGTCCACACCTGTTTCTTGCGGGTCTGGAAATGGAATTCTATTTTTCCTTAAGAATGCGACCAGATCTTTGGGTAAAATTCGCCAATGGCCCGTTTTACCAATCCTATACCCCTTAAGTTTATCCTGTTGGAGCCATCGTTTTACTGTCTCCCGTGAATGGTGACATAATTTGGCCACTGCACCTGTTGTAAAGCTCTTCTTTATCCCCATAACTGTTATCTGTTCGTTTTGTGTGTTTTGGACAACCTATTTCATCTGTTTTTCTTTGTCAAGCACTTTTTGAAAAAAATATAGCAGTGATTACCCCTCGCCTTGTTTGCTATACCTAAGCGGTTATGATATAATATGTTTAAGGAGAATGATCTGTCGTGGCAACGCTTAAAGATCTACAGCCTTCGGGGATCGTAACCCAACCTGATTTGGGATTTCCGGATCTAATTGAAAATTTTTTTATCAGACTCTTCTATGAACCCCGCATCAAGGAACTGATCGGCTGGATCGGTATTGCCTATAGTGAGACCTCCTCAAGAGGCTGGACCATCAGGGTAAAGGGGCAGAAGGGCATCTACGGCCTCCAGTACGGGGGATGTGAGAAGGAAGATCCCACCTGGAATCACGGGATCTTCTATATCCAATACTTTCCTGCTGCGGATGAGGATATCTTAGATTGTTTCTCCATACACGAAAATATCCTCCGTCAAGACCCATCATTCGAAGGCTTACTCCGTGAGAGACCACCAGGGATTGATCCTCTCGATGCTCAATTCATCGTGGGAAGGTTGATTCTGTCTATCGACGCTGAGGAGAACAACCTCTTTCTTTCTCTTTGGGCGCCTGAAAAATGGCGCGAGATCCTCAAAGATGGGCTCAGTTTGCCTCAAGATGATGGTACTATGGTTGAGGCTATTCCCGCCGGGGGGATGGACCGCGATGTCCCAGCCTATACTCTATCGTGGCCCTTTTTTGACAAAATCGTTCTTACTGCTGCGTACCACCTCAAGCAGCCTCCAGTCTTTGTGACCTTAAAGGGGCGTCCAGCCCAGGTCTTCGAGATCACTGGCGAAAATCAATACACAATTAAACACAACCCGGATATCGAAGAACGGTGTCTCTCCGTTGGGTTCGGCCCTGAACTGGGAGAGGGAACAGATGATCCTCGACTCGACTTGGTGAAGAGCTTCTTCCCCGCAGAGGCCTCTTCTCCCTCTCCCCCTCCCTCAAGAGTGATCTGGTCTATAACATCACAACAGCCAGATCCCGCAAAGGGGAACCCTCTCTGGTGGGAAGCCCCCTCTTGGGAGGAAACGCTTAAACTGAAGGGGGTCAAGGCCTTAGGATTAGACTACCGACCCCCTCTATTGTTTATTACTGGCTTTTTGGGGAGCGGCAAGACCACACTGCTCAACCAGGTTGTC encodes the following:
- a CDS encoding GTP-binding protein; the encoded protein is MATLKDLQPSGIVTQPDLGFPDLIENFFIRLFYEPRIKELIGWIGIAYSETSSRGWTIRVKGQKGIYGLQYGGCEKEDPTWNHGIFYIQYFPAADEDILDCFSIHENILRQDPSFEGLLRERPPGIDPLDAQFIVGRLILSIDAEENNLFLSLWAPEKWREILKDGLSLPQDDGTMVEAIPAGGMDRDVPAYTLSWPFFDKIVLTAAYHLKQPPVFVTLKGRPAQVFEITGENQYTIKHNPDIEERCLSVGFGPELGEGTDDPRLDLVKSFFPAEASSPSPPPSRVIWSITSQQPDPAKGNPLWWEAPSWEETLKLKGVKALGLDYRPPLLFITGFLGSGKTTLLNQVVEHYSGMRNEFVAIIQNEVGQINVDGESTDGAIAVTELEEGCVCCTLLGEFRRAIRKICIEYEPDLIIVETTGVADPHNILAELPQLKPFVRFDSMVTVVDGANLERILKEYPVATAQIEASDLVLLNKCDLMDDQTLAWAQPTLERINPRATIVHTVNAQIPPGLLLCTQDDIDTPHPGQPSDRKKMPLSERHLAERPSLALDSQNIETVTVVLEGRFKEVKLIQLLDNLSDSVYRLKGFVNIEGLEKTQLLQYVAGRYEFETPPKPHPGPNTLVFIGRHLNEEALKASLKYCLAEEG